A segment of the Necator americanus strain Aroian chromosome IV, whole genome shotgun sequence genome:
gtcttagttgtcatgatgaactcagaGAGCCTCTTCccctgctcattccattgtagaCTGTGGGTCCCAatgttcctcaggcgttcttcttgatcgaattattttgaaatcatcaattatgaccttgtagaagtcattatcttctcggtagaacttcttcaggtccatatagaaagcttcgatttcttcttcttcagtaGCTTGATCTTggagcgacgaagatagtcacaGCTGGGTTTTAcgacatcttctcatccgcagacgtccgattcgggctATAAGtcgttcgaaagagtcgatgttctttgtcatactcgtgttgacgaggacgccaactccaccaacactactactctactgtcgcatgttctcaagaacagttcttctccagtttcatatggCGTccagagggtgacgtcgtcttgtctcggtcagtccgatgacgtcgtacttgatcttcctggcctgcatcatcagatcttcgatggccgcttccgatgcaagcgtacatGCGCTATAAGTACATATCgtcattctattcttttcccgtttcggtagcctatatgactcgtgcaaccccgtcttttttgacgctaccgtaccaggctttcctccgaaATCAAGAGATTCCTTCCTATTACTGTgaaatacgaaaaagaaaacctcaaaacaaaaaaaaaaccatgggCGGGTcacaagcctctagtcccatgagttttgggaGAATGTTGCGCTCTGCCGGAGTGGacaggtggagcttatttgttgcaGACGACTCCGAACCGCCTCCATTGCACCTCCCAGTTACTTGATTGCaagcttttggccggaccgacgtgcggggtGCAGGATGCtctgagtcagtcctggctcaggagaaacagggagtccatcccctgaatccacccacGTCTttgggcaagcgcaaggtcgcttttagCCTCCTATCCGCCACTCGGGGACTCCACATAGCCGCGCGACtgaccggctgtgatccctctagtgagggagatccgtgaggcatttcgttaaggaggtAAATGCAGAGGTGGCCTTAgagcatctttgctgaatacctTTTTCGTAGCTGGCGTCCTTCTTCTGTATACAGCTCAGGTAACAGAAATTatcgacgagttcgatcggttCTCCGTGCACCCTGATTTCAGTTGGAGGTCTCGAAGGGACGCACATCTGTTTGCACTTgaaaatcttttcatttcaccGCTATACTGTTGCAGTAAGGCGTAGGCTATCCGCAGGTTCTTGccttcccacgccttttcaaattcccccgctcttgacgtccattcgcTGTCGCGGCCTTATTGCAGTCGATTCTTTCTCTTGGCTTTTCCTGACTAAAATCACCAGTGCTGCGCCCGATACATACCACAATTGTAAGTCGAtcttgtttccgcagatgcggAGGCAAATTTTTGCGGCATCATAACCGGGAGTGTTTTCCTACaacgtcctggatgcactttgtgaaggaatccgcatggCAAGATTTCTTCCTGATCCCCAACTTGAATAGCCACATGTTAGCAGAATtccgttctgcattcttcgtcctTTCAGACCTGGCATAttgattttcggttgaagaggagctctctttctcttgtggaactgtatcttgaagctgagaaaaagtggacggtggtcagagttgAATGCAACGTCCCAAACGGCTCAGGATTTCCGGATATTTGAATGAGGGATGTacctcgtcagaacgtagtgGAGCTGAAGTCTGAACGTCCCCATCATCCGCTTGCTCTGCTCTTCGGGCGTTGAATGGGTTGAACCATGCCACGTAAGTTGATGCGTCAAGGCCCGTCTGCTCACATAGGTCGACAAGACGGTCACCGTCATCCGACGTGCACTCCGTTGAATGATACCATTTTCCCGGagcatcggattgttgttcacgtcccatcttcgcatttgcgtcgattccgaaaGACAACCTGCTGGCTGGGTATGCTAGACATCAATGCATTGATTTCATCACAGAAAAGGTccttattgttgttttcagcGGTTTCTATAAATGCTCGGGCAAATATCCGATCCATTTTCCCGGagcatcggattgttgtttattgttgatCCAGTGTTTCGCAGTCGTACAGAGGCACATCTAGAAGCccttgagccaaattcctccagcaggttcttgtaatcgttcctcacagctatcgctcAGCCTCATATgttcctttcatcagcatcgccgcagtagatAGTATAGTCTTCGACACTGATGACGGGTCGATCTCTGATTCATGTTTCCTGTTCTGCAGCAAACGTCACACAGAGATATCATAGATCCCAGCAGGGAGGTCTGTTGGAATTCACTCGATATTGTTCGGCAGCTCAGCGTGACGGAACGAatagttgttgccaaagatcaAATCTCCTTTTTAGGCAGTTGACCCTTCAGGATAtggggctttggcgatgtgctggtcgaaaacctttttgcaatgtatagGAATTTTACGCCAAAAGACCGTGTATGTCATATAGCTCATACGTTTCCAATTAATAtgcattaataataaattcccAGGTATAAGTTGAATAAGAAGTTCTcggcctttttttttgtttcatttcgaCGATAAAATTATCATAGTTAGGATTAACCGATTTGaatcaaatatttctctttccCAATTATTCAACTTTGTTTTGTTCAATAGCATGTTGTTCATTTTGATGGCAATTTCATAATTCCGCAGTTGAAGAAGTCCTCGTCCTTATTGTCAGAAAGATTGACCACCTCATTTCCTCAAGCAAGAAGCCTCTCTTGAAGCCAGTTTTATAcgatcaagaaaattttggaagtgCTTGAAAAGGTGGTACTCGCTCGGTGCTATTTCAATACGATGAATACGGTAGAACCGCCGTTTCAAGGTTTGGCCGGTTGGAGGACCTCATGGTGGATGATTGCCTTCCAATCTCACCTAACATACTGCAAAACCTTGACCGTTAATCCGGGCTTGGCGATTGTTTGGGCCGGCTAACCGCGATGGGACCACGATCTTTTTCGGCTTTTGTTCTCGTAATGTCACCTTGAAATCGCCGTATAGTGTGGCCCGATGTGATGTTTACATCGTCAGATATGGCTCACTAAAGGATTCTAGCGTAAacgctcagaactttttacttcacctaatattATGATGGCACTACACCTTTAGCGGAATGCCGGCATATGTGCCATAGTATGGAAGTCCTACATGCGGGTGGTGGTAAGACGCTGCCCGCAAATACGTGTCTTTTGAATAATACTTTGGTTCGTTGTTATATCCAGTTGCGAGTTTGTATTCCAGATCATCGCATATGGTGTGAATATGTTGTAATGAAGTCGTGTTTGTGGTCAAAAGACGCTGATTATTGCTGAAATGCTGAATATACTCAATTCATTACATGTTGTCTCTAGTCCATTGGACGTTAAGACTTCCACGTTCCGCGTCCATGAGCGGATGGTCGGGGATTGATGACATCTCACCGGTCTATTCATGTATAAAACCAATTAATAACCGGAGAGTGTACAGAGGTGCGCTTCCTAACGGACTTCACAGGAACTAAGCTAATTACGAAATCTACAATGCCATATCTAGCTTTTCCTGCGGGTTCCCTCGCCACGTCAGATTCACGATGTGGTTCCTTTGAGCAGAGTTGATTGGTATGGTGACTACGTTAACTAGGGCTACTATCTTAACGGATCAATTATCATCTCTTCCCAAAACTTATCCTAATGGCTTCCTAGCCTCTGTCTAAAAGCCTAACAACTGAAAAATCGTCCAAAGTTCGTCCTGGctcaaaagcatcaccccacgaatctgaatgTGGTATGGAGAGCCAAAGACTCAGCGGGGGTGTAGATTGCGAAAACGAatgggatctcgctcatccCTCCCTGCATCACAGTAACCAGGCGGCTTCGGAAAGCGGTTCCAttcgacgtcctctattgcaaagcgccacccttgcgcccatggattttcgacgaggCGCAGGCGGGGACGgagcgcaaaggtggcgcttTTAagtagaggacgtcgtaaggaactgCATACCGAtcccgtctgtttacagtaatgcagggagagatgagcgagatcccacccgtttctgcaatcacCGCCCCAGTATAGTCTTTCGCCCTCGAAAacccataccacgtcagattcgtggagtgatgcctttaacaccgCTTGGATATTGATCGGGAGATATGTTTGAAAAACGCCGTGTATAAGGCCGAATCAACAAGATACGCCATTCATTCAcatcacagaaaaaatagCTTGTGCTTACTTGCTGACTCTCCGTGATTTCATTCTAATTACTATGTGACCAGTGTTTGCAACGAGGTAAAAGGGAGAATTTGACGAATGACTTGCTGATCCTTGATTGCTATCCAATCCTGTTTGGTGGCTCAGACCTCGAGAAACCTGCATTGCAACCACGTTTTGGCTGCACCCTTCCAACTCCCTTTTCCAGGCTCATCAATATCTTAGTGACCCACATGGTCGACCAATTGCATTTCAAAATGTAGATTATgcggaggagggtgattccgtccatttcttcctaattaccgtaaaaaaggcccggaagatgcggcttcgagctttCTCGGGcgccctcctccccataaccTACGACTCGTATAGGCATGACCttctgaaactcgcaccaccccagattcgtgaggtgatgccttaactacttttatttttccgaaGAGGTCATCCCAGTGTTATGTATTTCTCACCAATCAACATCTATATTGCATGCTGTTACTTAGGGTCATTTACCTACTGCCTCATTACGTACTGCTGTTACTTACGTGTTTACGTTTGTAAGTGTCCGTAGTATTCAAAGGACATTATCTGAGAAAAGCTGAAAGATgaacaatagtaataacagtAATGCTAAACATTcgcgacatgaagctcgacGCGGTTGCGCTTTAAGTAGGTGAAGCTAGTGGTTGGGATTGAGgtggaccatcgcgaactgcaacagtGACATGCCGCGATTTCAAGCTGCGAGTGGTATTGCTGTGCAGCACTAAAGGATGATTTGTTCTTATGGATACGTAGGAGTCATGAAGCACTTTGCGCAGTACATGTGTACTTTACCTGTACTTGAGTCGGGTGGTATGTGTTCTAGCCAGCGAGTACAGTTTGTAGTACGTTTAAATCCGAACTGGTTTGAAATTGAGTGCAGTCGACTTAGTATGTGTTGCACCGGAGTGGCGCAAGTCCTTGTTGAAGGCGCGCGATGGCTCACTTCTCCGTATAGCGCGACAACGTGCTCAGAGCTCCACTTGTTTCAGAAGGTCTTCAGCTGTTCTAACGATCATATGAATTTCATTCGCTTTGGTGAAACCTCATCTCTGAAAGTTCCCGTTA
Coding sequences within it:
- a CDS encoding hypothetical protein (NECATOR_CHRIV.G15532.T1), which encodes MGREQQSDAPGKWYHSTECTSDDGDRLVDLCEQTGLDASTYVAWFNPFNARRAEQADDGDVQTSAPLRSDEENTPGYDAAKICLRICGNKIDLQLCACTLASEAAIEDLMMQARKIKYDVIGLTETRRRHPLDAI